In Anaerobacillus isosaccharinicus, one genomic interval encodes:
- the asnS gene encoding asparagine--tRNA ligase: MKTTISQVGKYTDQEVTIGAWIANKRSSGKIAFLQLRDGTGFIQGVVVKAEVSEEVFATAKSITQESSLFVTGVVRSDERAPSGYELTVTGIEVIHEAVDYPITPKEHGTEFLMDNRHLWLRSKRQHAVMKVRNELIRATYEFFNENGFVKVDPPILTGSSAEGTTNLFHTKYFDEDAYLSQSGQLYMEAAAMALGKVFSFGPTFRAEKSKTRRHLIEFWMIEPEMAFVDHEENLQVQEQYVSFMVQSVLKNCQLELKVLGRDTAKLEQVVGPFPRITYDDAIKFLQENGHEIEWGEDFGAPHETAIAQSFDKPVFITHYPAAIKAFYMKPDPNRADVVLCADMIAPEGYGEIIGGSQRIDDMELLQERFQEHNLSEETYKWYLDLRRYGSVPHSGFGLGLERTVAWVCGLDHVRETIPFPRLLNRLYP, translated from the coding sequence GTGAAGACGACTATTTCTCAAGTTGGCAAATATACAGATCAAGAGGTTACCATTGGTGCTTGGATTGCAAATAAGCGCTCAAGTGGAAAAATTGCTTTTTTACAATTACGAGATGGGACAGGCTTTATTCAAGGTGTTGTAGTGAAAGCTGAGGTTAGTGAAGAAGTATTTGCAACTGCCAAAAGCATCACCCAAGAATCTTCTTTATTCGTTACTGGTGTTGTTCGTAGTGATGAGCGTGCTCCTTCAGGTTATGAACTAACAGTAACAGGGATTGAAGTGATCCATGAGGCAGTAGATTATCCAATTACACCTAAAGAGCATGGCACGGAGTTTTTGATGGACAACCGCCATTTATGGCTACGTTCTAAAAGACAACATGCTGTCATGAAAGTTCGTAATGAATTAATTCGTGCTACATACGAATTTTTTAATGAGAATGGCTTTGTAAAAGTAGATCCACCGATTTTAACGGGTAGTTCTGCAGAAGGAACGACTAATCTTTTTCACACAAAATATTTTGATGAAGATGCGTACCTTTCTCAAAGCGGTCAGCTATATATGGAAGCGGCAGCAATGGCATTAGGAAAAGTATTTTCTTTCGGTCCAACATTCCGCGCAGAAAAATCAAAAACACGTCGTCACTTAATTGAGTTTTGGATGATTGAACCGGAGATGGCTTTCGTTGATCATGAAGAAAACTTACAAGTACAGGAGCAATATGTGAGTTTTATGGTTCAATCGGTGTTAAAGAATTGTCAACTTGAATTAAAAGTGTTAGGTAGAGATACTGCAAAGCTTGAACAAGTCGTTGGGCCATTCCCACGGATTACTTATGATGATGCGATTAAATTTTTACAAGAAAATGGACATGAAATTGAGTGGGGAGAAGACTTTGGTGCACCCCATGAAACAGCAATTGCCCAGAGCTTTGATAAGCCAGTGTTTATTACACATTACCCAGCGGCAATAAAAGCATTTTACATGAAGCCAGATCCAAATCGTGCAGATGTTGTTTTATGTGCCGATATGATTGCACCTGAAGGATATGGTGAAATTATTGGTGGTAGTCAGCGTATTGACGATATGGAATTATTACAAGAACGTTTCCAAGAGCATAACCTTTCAGAAGAAACGTATAAATGGTATTTAGATTTACGCCGTTATGGTTCTGTACCACATTCAGGCTTTGGTTTAGGGCTTGAAAGAACAGTTGCGTGGGTATGTGGTTTAGATCACGTTCGTGAAACAATTCCATTCCCGAGATTGTTAAATCGCTTATATCCTTAA